Part of the Phycisphaerales bacterium genome, AAAATGCCGCGGGTCTTATAGACCCGGCCGATGTGATCGAGGGCGGCCAGGTAGGCGGCGGTCCGCATGTCGCACTCGTAGCGCTGGCGGGCCAGCAGCGTGCGGCGGGCCGACATGCACATGACCTTGTTGAGCTCGCGGTCGACCGTCTCGACGTCCCAGATCTGGCAGGCTTTGTTCTGGACCCACTCAAAGTAGGACACGGTCACACCGCCGGCGTTGCACAGGATGGCGGGGAGCACCTCGATGCCGCGGCGCTGCAGCACGCGGTCGGCGGCGGGGGTACACGGGGCGTTGGCACCCTCGGCCACCACGCGGCACTGGAGCATCTCGGCCTCTTGCGGGCCGATCATCTGCTCGAGGGCGGCGGGGATGAACGCGTCGACGGGCGTGCTGTAGAAGTCTTCCTTCGAGATCGCGTCGGCGCCCTTGCCGTCCTTGCCGCTCTGGGTGGCGGCCTTGGACTTCTCGAAGCCGGCGATGCCGTAGTGCTCGTAGCTGTACTCGCTGAGTGCGTGGGCGTCGATGCCGGTGTCGCAGCGCAGGGCGCCCGAGTGGTCCATGACGGCGATGAGCGTGGCGCCCATGTCCTGGAGGATGCGGGCGGCCCACGAGCCCACGTTGCCGAAGCCCAGGATGCTGAACCGCAGGCCCTCGATGGGGATCTTGATCTGCGGGAGGATCTCGGCCATGACGTCGGCGACGCCCTGGCCGGTGGCCTTCTCGCGTCCGACCGAGCCGCCGACTTCGACGGGCTTGCCGGTGACGACGCGCATGCCGTCGTAGGCGCTCTTGCTGTTGGACATCTGGTACGTGTCGGCGATCCAGGCCATGTGCTGGGCATTG contains:
- a CDS encoding Glu/Leu/Phe/Val dehydrogenase encodes the protein MTTIATQTQGSAGAPALDEENRNPVFDELGFPKDPNNLYTQTVGSMLHAADMLDLQHRVKIILAQPKNEIMVHFPVRLDDGHHHLFKGYRVQHNNALGPFKGGLRFHPDVHLDDVKALALLMTMKCSLARLPLGGGKGGVKVDPRKLSPDEMERVTRRFTSAIMNDIGPDYDIPAPDVGTNAQHMAWIADTYQMSNSKSAYDGMRVVTGKPVEVGGSVGREKATGQGVADVMAEILPQIKIPIEGLRFSILGFGNVGSWAARILQDMGATLIAVMDHSGALRCDTGIDAHALSEYSYEHYGIAGFEKSKAATQSGKDGKGADAISKEDFYSTPVDAFIPAALEQMIGPQEAEMLQCRVVAEGANAPCTPAADRVLQRRGIEVLPAILCNAGGVTVSYFEWVQNKACQIWDVETVDRELNKVMCMSARRTLLARQRYECDMRTAAYLAALDHIGRVYKTRGIFP